In one window of Legionella fallonii LLAP-10 DNA:
- a CDS encoding ABC transporter permease, with amino-acid sequence MTLELLWTDKCFLTLLVLGFITILVSLRKRHIRMSFSIILQRPLAVSAGIVLLLFLTIGVLDSIHLNSVQDKTENAESLLDKLLDPLGSSYEKTYSEPLALNMFVTETVVSEGLPKQIYPRLAYVPETIKTDADKDSVIKEVALRSLLFSFLIVTGCWLLVIISKFCGGSSQIFKMNSSGVSALVTLGILIFVVLLSYWLSRSFHVLGTGQIGQDIFYFTIKSVRTGLVIGLLTTLFMLPLALFLGVAAGYFGGIIDDIIQYIYTTLSSIPGVLLITASILSLQTYIASHPEQFTTLAQSADARLLALCFILGVTSWTSLCRLLRAEALKLREVDYVMAARAQGSNWFTIIRKHLLPNVMHIVVITLVLDFSFLVMAEAVLSYVGVGVSPMTISWGNMINGARLELARDPLVWWPMFAAFLLMFLLVLAINLFADAVRDAFDPHQSNW; translated from the coding sequence ATGACATTAGAACTGCTCTGGACAGACAAGTGTTTTCTGACCCTTTTAGTATTAGGATTTATTACTATCCTAGTTAGTCTTCGTAAACGACATATTAGAATGTCTTTTTCTATTATTCTACAAAGACCTTTAGCCGTGAGTGCAGGGATCGTTTTATTATTGTTTTTGACTATAGGGGTGTTAGATTCAATTCATCTTAATTCAGTACAAGATAAAACGGAGAATGCCGAATCTCTTCTAGATAAACTATTAGACCCTTTAGGTAGTAGTTACGAAAAAACTTACTCTGAACCCTTAGCCCTAAACATGTTTGTAACAGAGACCGTAGTAAGTGAGGGACTCCCAAAGCAAATATATCCACGTCTTGCTTATGTTCCTGAGACTATAAAAACTGACGCGGATAAAGACTCAGTTATAAAAGAAGTTGCCCTACGTTCTTTATTATTTAGTTTTTTAATCGTTACTGGATGTTGGTTACTGGTTATTATTAGCAAGTTTTGTGGGGGCTCAAGCCAGATTTTTAAAATGAATTCGTCTGGAGTTAGCGCCTTAGTAACCCTGGGCATTCTTATTTTTGTTGTTTTGTTGTCTTACTGGTTGTCACGATCATTCCATGTATTGGGAACTGGGCAAATTGGACAAGATATATTTTATTTCACCATTAAAAGCGTACGCACAGGCCTAGTCATAGGCCTTCTGACCACTTTATTTATGTTGCCTTTAGCGTTATTTTTAGGGGTTGCTGCAGGTTATTTCGGTGGGATAATCGATGATATTATTCAATATATTTATACTACTCTCAGTTCTATACCAGGGGTTTTATTAATTACAGCTTCTATTTTGTCGTTACAAACTTATATAGCCAGTCATCCTGAGCAGTTTACTACGTTAGCCCAAAGTGCTGATGCCCGTTTATTAGCGTTATGTTTTATTTTAGGCGTGACTAGTTGGACTAGTTTATGTCGTTTGCTACGAGCTGAGGCATTGAAACTACGTGAAGTTGATTATGTTATGGCAGCTCGAGCTCAAGGAAGCAATTGGTTTACTATTATTCGCAAACATCTATTACCTAATGTAATGCATATAGTGGTGATTACTCTAGTCCTTGATTTTAGTTTCTTGGTTATGGCTGAGGCTGTTTTGTCGTACGTTGGGGTGGGAGTATCGCCAATGACCATTAGCTGGGGAAATATGATTAATGGAGCGCGATTAGAACTAGCGCGAGATCCATTGGTTTGGTGGCCAATGTTTGCTGCTTTTTTATTAATGTTCCTTTTGGTCTTGGCCATTAACTTATTTGCTGATGCAGTTCGCGATGCCTTTGACCCTCATCAATCCAACTGGTAA
- a CDS encoding ABC transporter permease: MIRYMIRRTLYAIPILFGINLLTFALFFMVNTPDDIARMHLGNKHVEQHAVDDWKAVHGYNLPLFYNEQQSGFHRIQDTLFFQKSLKLFTFEFGISDEGRDISQDITYRMWPSLAIALPILFLDVITNIIFAMSMAFFRTTYLDLSGVIICIILMSISSLFYIIGGQYLFGKLLRLFPISGYDGGLNALKFITLPVLVAVLGQIGAGSRWYRTLFLEEINKDYVKTARAKGLSEQRVLFKHVLKNAMLPILTGIVVIIPSLFMGSLVLESFFGVPGLGSYIIDAIQQQDFAIVRAMVFLGSILYIIGLVLTDFSYMIVDPRVRLS; this comes from the coding sequence ATGATTAGGTATATGATACGCCGAACCCTTTACGCCATTCCCATTCTTTTTGGCATTAATCTGCTTACTTTTGCTTTATTTTTTATGGTGAATACGCCTGATGACATTGCGCGTATGCACTTGGGAAATAAACATGTAGAACAACATGCGGTCGATGATTGGAAAGCGGTTCATGGTTACAATTTGCCATTATTTTATAATGAGCAACAGTCAGGTTTTCATCGTATTCAAGACACTTTATTTTTCCAAAAATCATTGAAGTTGTTTACCTTTGAGTTCGGTATCTCTGACGAAGGACGAGATATTAGTCAAGACATTACTTATAGGATGTGGCCTAGTCTGGCCATAGCTTTGCCTATTTTGTTTTTAGATGTGATAACCAATATTATTTTTGCTATGTCTATGGCCTTTTTCCGTACTACTTATCTTGATTTAAGCGGGGTAATTATCTGTATTATCCTAATGTCCATCTCTAGTTTATTTTATATCATAGGCGGTCAGTATCTGTTTGGTAAGCTCTTACGATTATTTCCTATTTCAGGCTATGATGGAGGGCTTAATGCGTTGAAATTTATTACTCTTCCTGTACTCGTAGCCGTCTTAGGACAGATAGGTGCTGGTTCTCGTTGGTATAGAACTTTATTTTTGGAAGAGATTAATAAAGATTATGTGAAGACTGCTAGAGCTAAAGGTTTGTCGGAGCAGCGAGTTCTTTTTAAGCATGTATTAAAGAACGCGATGTTACCCATTCTTACCGGTATAGTCGTCATCATTCCTTCTCTGTTTATGGGCAGTTTAGTCTTGGAGTCCTTTTTTGGGGTACCTGGATTAGGTAGTTATATTATTGATGCCATTCAACAGCAGGATTTTGCTATAGTCAGAGCGATGGTTTTTTTAGGCTCCATACTTTATATCATAGGATTAGTGTTGACTGATTTTTCTTACATGATAGTCGATCCCCGCGTACGATTATCATGA
- a CDS encoding ABC transporter substrate-binding protein, with amino-acid sequence MLNGWGLGYASSWVMNDPYPKSESKENIYYSSFTQQPKTLDPARSYSVNEYVFIGQIYEPLLEYDYFIRPYQLIPLTATQLPQIKYLDAQGNIILNKYIIEPSYTVYTIQIKKGIMYQPHPALAKDKQGSYLYLHLPEDYLDDHDINRLADFKYTGTRELVIDDYIYQIKRLANPEVSSPVYGLMSDYILGFKEFANSLPTSKSDGTHYVDLRNYPLKGIKKIDDYTVEITLKGQYSQFLFWLAMPFFAPVPWEADLFYSQYGMEEKNLTFGWYPIGTGPFMLTENNPNRRMVLQKNPNYREVYFPVNASGEDKKEGYLNNAGKRLPIIDKAIYTLEKESIPRWNKFLQGYYDASGVSADSFDQAIRINQLGEPVLSKEMTDKKIYLTQTLLPFIYYMGFNMLDGVVGGTGDRARKLRQAISIAVNYDENIAIFYNGRGLPAQGPIPPGIYGHRAGEAGINPYVYEWKDNAVKRRSLEDAKKLMVEAGYPGGIDPKTGQNLILHYDVTTTGGPEDKSMMDWMRKQFASIGIDLNIRATLYNRFQEKMRTGNIQIFSWGWNADYPDPENFLFQLYGRNGKVKFGGENAANYENSEFDHLFDLMKNRDNDEQRQVLIDKMLKIVRDDAPWVWGVHPEEFTLSQNWVSRVKPNTISFNNLKYVGINVTERNKLRLVWNQPILWPLGLLFLFILALIVPLIFAYLKKEKQPAARIKIQ; translated from the coding sequence ATGCTGAACGGTTGGGGTTTAGGGTATGCTAGCAGTTGGGTAATGAATGATCCTTACCCAAAAAGTGAATCTAAAGAAAATATTTATTATTCATCTTTTACTCAACAACCCAAAACATTGGATCCTGCACGTTCTTATTCAGTTAATGAGTATGTTTTTATTGGTCAAATTTATGAGCCGCTCCTTGAATATGATTATTTCATTCGCCCTTACCAATTAATCCCTTTAACTGCTACCCAGCTACCGCAGATCAAGTATCTTGATGCTCAAGGAAATATCATTTTAAATAAGTACATCATCGAACCTAGTTATACTGTGTACACGATACAAATCAAAAAAGGAATTATGTACCAGCCTCATCCTGCATTGGCCAAAGACAAACAAGGCTCTTATTTATATCTTCACTTGCCAGAGGATTATCTGGATGATCATGATATTAATCGATTAGCTGATTTTAAATATACAGGGACTCGAGAGTTGGTGATAGACGATTATATTTATCAGATAAAACGCTTGGCCAATCCCGAAGTAAGTTCCCCCGTTTATGGGCTAATGAGTGACTATATCCTTGGATTTAAAGAGTTTGCTAATTCTTTACCTACTAGCAAATCAGATGGCACACATTATGTCGATTTGCGCAATTACCCATTAAAGGGAATAAAAAAAATAGATGATTATACAGTCGAAATTACTTTAAAAGGGCAATATTCGCAATTTTTATTTTGGCTAGCCATGCCTTTTTTTGCCCCAGTACCTTGGGAAGCTGATCTATTTTATTCGCAATATGGAATGGAAGAAAAGAATTTAACTTTTGGTTGGTATCCTATAGGAACTGGGCCATTCATGTTAACTGAAAATAATCCTAACCGACGTATGGTTTTGCAAAAAAATCCTAACTACAGAGAGGTCTATTTTCCAGTAAATGCTTCTGGAGAGGATAAGAAAGAAGGGTATTTAAATAATGCAGGTAAACGCTTGCCTATTATAGATAAAGCAATTTATACATTGGAAAAAGAGTCTATCCCTCGATGGAATAAATTTCTACAAGGATATTATGATGCTTCAGGGGTTAGTGCCGATAGTTTTGATCAGGCCATTCGTATTAATCAATTAGGCGAGCCCGTACTCAGTAAAGAAATGACCGACAAAAAAATCTATCTAACGCAAACGTTACTGCCTTTTATTTATTATATGGGATTTAACATGCTTGATGGAGTTGTGGGAGGAACCGGTGATCGAGCAAGAAAGCTAAGACAAGCTATTTCCATTGCGGTTAATTATGATGAAAACATTGCTATTTTTTATAATGGCCGCGGACTCCCGGCTCAGGGCCCAATTCCGCCAGGTATTTATGGTCATAGGGCGGGTGAAGCGGGAATAAACCCTTATGTCTATGAGTGGAAAGATAATGCAGTAAAAAGACGCTCTTTAGAGGATGCTAAAAAATTAATGGTTGAAGCAGGGTATCCTGGTGGTATAGATCCTAAAACAGGCCAAAACTTGATTTTACACTATGATGTAACTACAACGGGTGGTCCTGAAGATAAGTCAATGATGGATTGGATGCGTAAGCAGTTTGCCAGCATTGGTATTGACCTTAATATTAGAGCAACCCTTTATAATCGTTTTCAGGAAAAAATGCGTACTGGCAATATACAAATCTTTAGCTGGGGCTGGAATGCTGATTATCCGGATCCTGAGAACTTCCTCTTCCAGCTTTATGGACGTAATGGCAAAGTAAAATTTGGCGGTGAAAATGCGGCCAATTATGAGAACTCCGAGTTTGATCATTTGTTTGATTTGATGAAAAATCGTGACAATGATGAGCAAAGGCAAGTACTTATAGACAAAATGTTAAAAATTGTAAGAGATGATGCTCCTTGGGTTTGGGGAGTGCATCCAGAAGAATTTACCTTATCGCAGAATTGGGTTTCTAGGGTCAAACCCAATACTATTTCCTTCAATAATTTAAAATATGTGGGGATCAATGTTACTGAGCGTAATAAATTACGTCTTGTTTGGAACCAACCTATTTTATGGCCTCTTGGTCTTTTGTTTCTATTTATTCTAGCACTAATTGTACCGTTGATTTTCGCTTATTTAAAAAAGGAAAAGCAGCCGGCAGCGAGGATTAAAATACAATGA